From the genome of Amycolatopsis sp. NBC_01488, one region includes:
- a CDS encoding alpha-galactosidase, producing MAGIRYLADHRTWVLTGESSTYALRLDEDDVPAHVFWGPKLPPEDVAELSGKALPWWDGFNDPNEGLDELAADGGTKYWTPALQLRFADGTRALEWRYATHEIDRDHLTIHFTDRHYPLRVSLHYRWKSGVLERWTELSADTDVEVVRADSASWVLPVLDDYRLSHVTGRWAAETQLHRTPAAHGETTFASRRGITGHHANPWVMVDDGTATERHGEVYGVALAWSGSWRLTATRSSTGRLTVSGGFGQEGVAHRVGPGKPLTTPVIAGLYTEGGFGAASRAWHAYVREHVLPHPQELRPVLYNSWEATGFDVSEEQQRILAERAAALGVELFVMDDGWFGARTGDHAGLGDWHVNRHRFPDGLEPLVDAVHGLGMKFGIWVEPEMVNPDSDLYRAHPDWVLHHPHRRRSELRNQLVLNFARTDVAEWAHGWLDRLVGDHGVDFLKWDMNRPFSEAGWPGDADPDRLWVEHTRAVYALMDRLRADHPGLRLEACSGGGGRIDLGVLARADQVWTSDNTDALDRLRIQHGYGQLYPAGAMSAWVTDNPNFVTGRSVPLRFRFHVAMAGVLGVGGNIVGWPEDDLALARELIALAKDIRPVVQHGALYRLRPPVDDGVTALQYVHEDRAVVFAYRQAAHFNAPERPMRLEGLDPAERYLDLDAGTTHSGAVLLARGLALGLPTGDFASKVVRLERVPR from the coding sequence ATGGCCGGGATCCGTTACCTCGCAGACCACCGCACCTGGGTACTCACCGGCGAGTCGAGCACCTACGCCCTGCGGCTCGACGAAGACGACGTCCCGGCCCACGTCTTCTGGGGCCCGAAGCTGCCCCCAGAAGACGTCGCGGAGCTCAGCGGGAAAGCGCTTCCCTGGTGGGACGGCTTCAACGACCCCAACGAAGGTCTCGACGAACTCGCGGCGGACGGCGGCACCAAGTACTGGACCCCCGCCCTTCAACTCCGCTTCGCCGACGGCACCCGCGCCCTCGAATGGCGCTACGCGACCCACGAGATCGACCGGGACCACCTGACGATCCACTTCACCGACCGCCACTACCCGCTCCGCGTCAGCCTCCACTACCGCTGGAAATCCGGCGTCCTCGAACGCTGGACCGAACTGTCCGCCGACACCGACGTCGAGGTCGTCCGCGCCGACTCCGCGTCCTGGGTCCTGCCCGTCCTGGACGACTACCGGCTCAGCCACGTCACCGGCCGCTGGGCCGCCGAGACCCAGCTGCACCGCACCCCCGCGGCCCACGGCGAGACGACGTTCGCGAGCCGGCGCGGGATCACCGGGCACCACGCCAACCCCTGGGTGATGGTCGACGACGGCACAGCGACCGAGCGGCACGGCGAGGTCTACGGTGTCGCCCTCGCTTGGAGCGGTTCCTGGCGGCTCACCGCGACCCGCTCCTCCACCGGCCGGCTGACCGTCAGCGGCGGCTTCGGCCAGGAGGGCGTCGCGCACCGCGTCGGCCCCGGCAAGCCCCTGACCACGCCGGTGATCGCCGGTCTCTACACCGAAGGCGGCTTCGGCGCCGCCAGCCGCGCCTGGCACGCGTACGTCCGCGAGCACGTCCTCCCCCATCCGCAGGAACTCCGTCCGGTGCTCTACAACTCTTGGGAGGCAACGGGATTCGACGTCTCCGAAGAACAGCAGCGCATCCTCGCCGAGCGCGCCGCCGCCCTCGGGGTCGAGCTGTTCGTGATGGACGACGGCTGGTTCGGCGCCCGCACCGGCGACCACGCCGGGCTCGGCGACTGGCACGTCAACCGCCACCGCTTTCCGGACGGCCTCGAGCCCCTCGTCGACGCCGTGCACGGGCTCGGCATGAAATTCGGCATCTGGGTCGAGCCCGAGATGGTCAACCCCGACAGCGACCTTTACCGCGCCCACCCCGACTGGGTGCTGCACCACCCGCACCGGCGCCGGTCGGAGCTGCGCAACCAGCTCGTCCTCAACTTCGCACGGACCGACGTCGCCGAGTGGGCGCACGGCTGGCTCGACCGGCTCGTCGGCGACCACGGCGTCGACTTCCTCAAGTGGGACATGAACCGCCCGTTCAGCGAAGCGGGCTGGCCCGGCGACGCGGACCCGGACCGGCTGTGGGTCGAGCACACGCGAGCCGTGTACGCGCTCATGGACCGGCTCCGGGCAGACCACCCGGGCCTGCGGCTCGAGGCGTGCAGCGGCGGGGGCGGCCGGATCGACCTCGGCGTGCTCGCCCGCGCCGACCAGGTCTGGACGTCCGACAACACCGACGCCCTCGACCGGCTGCGCATCCAGCACGGCTACGGCCAGCTGTACCCGGCCGGCGCGATGTCGGCCTGGGTCACCGACAACCCGAACTTCGTCACCGGCCGCTCGGTGCCGCTGCGGTTCCGGTTCCACGTCGCCATGGCCGGCGTGCTCGGGGTCGGCGGCAACATCGTGGGTTGGCCTGAGGACGACCTCGCGCTCGCCCGCGAGCTGATCGCGCTAGCCAAGGACATCCGGCCCGTCGTGCAGCACGGCGCGCTGTACCGGCTGCGGCCGCCGGTCGACGACGGCGTCACCGCGCTCCAGTACGTCCACGAAGACCGCGCGGTCGTCTTCGCCTATCGGCAGGCCGCGCACTTCAACGCGCCGGAGCGGCCGATGCGGCTCGAAGGCCTCGATCCCGCTGAGCGGTACCTCGATTTGGACGCCGGCACCACGCACAGCGGCGCCGTCCTGCTCGCCCGCGGGCTGGCCCTCGGCCTGCCGACCGGGGACTTCGCGAGCAAAGTCGTCCGGTTGGAGCGAGTTCCCCGCTAG
- a CDS encoding RNA polymerase sigma factor: protein MSNNDDLVAPLVHDAVRGNPSSWQEIVRRYTPLVRSVCRRYGLAAADTDDVAGVVWLRLVTHLADLRTPAALPGWLSVTTQRECLALLRHYTRQTCHDEWDVADTQPQPDARFLQLERRTALQHAIATLPDRDRHLLSMLFCDPPTPYTRISMTLRIPVGAIGPTRQRCLGRLRRHPAIAALLTTAAA from the coding sequence ATGTCGAACAACGACGATCTCGTGGCGCCTCTGGTGCACGATGCGGTGCGCGGCAACCCATCCAGTTGGCAGGAGATTGTGCGGCGCTACACCCCGCTGGTGCGGTCGGTGTGCCGCCGCTACGGCTTGGCCGCCGCGGATACCGACGACGTGGCCGGCGTGGTCTGGCTGCGACTGGTGACCCACCTGGCCGACCTGCGCACGCCCGCCGCACTGCCCGGCTGGCTGTCCGTCACCACCCAGCGGGAATGCCTCGCCCTGCTGCGCCACTACACTCGTCAGACCTGCCACGACGAATGGGACGTCGCCGACACCCAACCGCAGCCCGACGCACGGTTTCTGCAGCTGGAGCGGCGAACCGCACTGCAGCACGCCATCGCGACGCTGCCGGACCGGGATCGGCACCTGCTGTCGATGCTCTTCTGCGACCCGCCCACCCCCTACACGCGGATCAGCATGACGCTTCGTATACCCGTCGGCGCCATCGGACCAACCCGGCAACGCTGCCTGGGCCGCCTGCGCCGCCACCCCGCCATCGCCGCGCTGCTCACCACAGCCGCCGCGTAG
- a CDS encoding carbohydrate ABC transporter permease: protein MTRSWLRPTVALVVSAVFFVPLYLVLANVVKRGDLIAAQPAALPLPPTLANIHAVLTRPDGLFWVSLTNSVVVTVLSILVLTVLSAMLGHYLARSGKRWTKVLTLVLLAGLMIPPQVILIPITDVLRVTHLMATLQGLVLFNVGYYVPFGVFMFTGFIRGVPVELEEAALLDGASRMQVFWRVVFPLLRPATASVLIFLGVWIWNDFIDPLIILGPSQGTTITTGIYRSIGQYQADLGSVFALMFLATLPVLIFYVALQKQFVKGLTGGATKG, encoded by the coding sequence GTGACGCGGTCCTGGCTGCGGCCCACGGTCGCGCTCGTCGTCAGCGCGGTGTTCTTCGTGCCGCTGTATTTGGTGCTGGCGAACGTCGTGAAGCGCGGCGACCTGATCGCCGCGCAACCGGCCGCGCTGCCGCTGCCGCCGACCCTGGCCAACATCCACGCGGTGCTGACCCGGCCGGACGGGCTGTTCTGGGTCAGCCTGACCAACAGCGTCGTGGTCACCGTGCTGTCGATCCTGGTGCTGACCGTGCTGTCGGCGATGCTCGGCCACTACCTGGCGCGCTCGGGCAAGCGCTGGACCAAGGTGCTGACGCTCGTGCTGCTGGCCGGGCTGATGATCCCGCCTCAGGTCATCCTCATCCCGATCACCGACGTCCTGCGCGTCACGCACCTGATGGCGACGCTGCAGGGGCTGGTCCTGTTCAACGTCGGGTACTACGTGCCGTTCGGGGTGTTCATGTTCACCGGGTTCATCCGCGGGGTCCCGGTGGAGCTGGAGGAGGCGGCGCTCCTCGACGGCGCGAGCCGCATGCAGGTGTTCTGGCGCGTGGTGTTCCCGCTCCTGCGCCCGGCGACGGCCTCGGTGCTGATCTTCCTCGGCGTCTGGATCTGGAACGACTTCATCGACCCGCTGATCATCCTCGGCCCCAGCCAGGGCACGACGATCACGACCGGCATCTACCGTTCGATCGGCCAGTACCAGGCCGACCTCGGGAGCGTGTTCGCGCTGATGTTCCTGGCGACGCTGCCGGTGCTGATCTTCTACGTGGCATTGCAGAAGCAGTTCGTGAAGGGCCTGACCGGCGGGGCGACAAAGGGTTGA
- a CDS encoding BTAD domain-containing putative transcriptional regulator — MVVCRVLGPTEVEAGGAGVDLGGPLPRRLFTALVMAEGEPVSDGRLAEAVWGPDPPSRAAAALQVYVSRLRAALGSGGRDLLERTGSGYRLRVPPGAVDADRFVQQVERGRRLLAEDNAAPALHAFTEALTWWHGEPYADLLAGPDVLAARSRLAELREVAIEERLAARLSTGDAPGAVAELDAAVQAAPYRERRWALLILGLYRCGRQGDTLAALRRVRALLADELGVDPGPELQRLERLVLAQDLRLLLPETPSTAPPAPAGGLAAARCFGRPLSSFLGRDRELTTVARLLAEQRLVTLVGPAGVGKTRLAVEYATTLPDADGPWLVRLADVGQPEVIVHAIANAVGLAQVADEPRHALRDALAGRVGLLVLDNCEHLVDATAELTIELLAACPMLRVLATSREPLGIDGEATVTVHPLPLRSGDGADGSAMTLLLDRIRAVRPGWTPSDEERAQVRQVCAALDGLPLAIELAAARARLLGLGEIAEHLHDRFALLGPVARGSLAPHATLQAAIAWSVELLSDDDRGLLLRLWPFEGGFPLEAAEAVRPVGSAGTSALESLSSLVTRSVVSADTTVAPTRYRLLETIRAYCQAIDPDPGDTRKAHATWVRDLAAQCAADVRGQRHGGRALRILDRELPNLRAGIAHDLAHQPEHALRTVGLLDWFWLRGGHSAEGRRLIDAALRAAPHASHANRARAYLARVISAALFADEAEVRRMFEEARVAIGEPTDDEHRALYASLQYYCAMFWQTTGQVQASHDAADEAATLGTQLGLDWIRIAGLRTRNAALIHLGHVAAGEAGLIDTIMQAQQTGQLWSAGWSELALALSYLNRATAHADPSSRAARGIDALCRALARFRHQEDSVFTLAVLYTGVHALVLAGRPHDAGQLRAAVHHHAIRLGFRPDLLRRFSSPDSDHMVDTALSPDDRDTAAAEGADLSWLDMINLLTSARTAIG, encoded by the coding sequence GTGGTGGTCTGTCGGGTGTTGGGGCCGACGGAGGTCGAAGCCGGCGGCGCTGGCGTGGATCTTGGGGGGCCGCTGCCCCGGCGGCTGTTCACCGCGCTGGTGATGGCCGAGGGGGAACCGGTTTCCGACGGGCGGCTGGCTGAAGCCGTGTGGGGTCCAGACCCGCCGTCTCGGGCGGCGGCCGCGCTGCAGGTATATGTTTCCCGGCTCCGCGCGGCGCTTGGTAGCGGCGGGCGAGATCTGTTGGAGCGCACCGGATCGGGCTACCGGTTGCGAGTGCCGCCGGGGGCCGTCGACGCGGATCGCTTCGTGCAGCAGGTCGAGCGGGGGCGGCGGTTGCTCGCCGAGGACAACGCCGCACCGGCGCTGCACGCGTTCACCGAGGCGTTGACCTGGTGGCATGGTGAGCCGTATGCGGATCTGCTGGCTGGTCCCGATGTGCTGGCCGCCCGCAGCCGGCTGGCCGAGCTGCGCGAGGTGGCGATCGAGGAGCGGCTGGCCGCGCGACTGTCAACAGGGGACGCACCGGGTGCGGTGGCCGAGTTGGACGCGGCGGTGCAGGCCGCGCCGTACCGCGAGCGACGGTGGGCGCTGCTCATCCTCGGGCTGTACCGCTGTGGCCGGCAGGGCGACACGCTCGCCGCGCTGCGTCGCGTGCGTGCGCTGCTCGCCGACGAGCTCGGCGTCGACCCCGGGCCGGAGCTGCAGCGGCTGGAGCGGCTCGTGCTGGCCCAGGACCTTCGGCTGCTGCTGCCCGAAACGCCCTCGACAGCCCCGCCCGCACCGGCCGGCGGCCTGGCCGCGGCGCGTTGCTTCGGGCGGCCGCTGTCCTCCTTCCTCGGCCGCGACCGTGAGCTGACCACCGTGGCCCGGCTGCTGGCCGAGCAGCGGCTGGTCACCCTTGTGGGCCCGGCCGGGGTGGGTAAGACCCGGCTGGCCGTCGAGTACGCCACCACCCTGCCCGACGCCGACGGTCCGTGGCTGGTCCGGTTGGCCGACGTCGGCCAACCCGAGGTGATCGTCCACGCGATCGCCAACGCCGTCGGCCTGGCGCAGGTGGCCGATGAGCCTCGGCATGCCCTGCGCGATGCGCTCGCCGGTCGGGTCGGGCTGCTCGTGCTGGACAACTGCGAGCACCTCGTCGACGCCACCGCCGAGCTCACCATCGAGCTCCTCGCCGCCTGCCCCATGCTGCGGGTCCTGGCCACGAGCCGGGAACCGCTGGGTATCGACGGCGAGGCCACCGTCACGGTGCACCCGCTACCGCTGCGATCCGGCGACGGCGCGGACGGCTCGGCGATGACGCTGCTGCTGGACCGGATCAGGGCGGTTCGTCCCGGCTGGACACCCTCGGATGAGGAACGAGCACAGGTTCGGCAGGTATGCGCGGCGTTGGACGGCCTGCCCTTGGCCATCGAACTGGCCGCCGCCCGCGCGCGGCTGCTCGGGCTCGGGGAGATCGCCGAGCACCTGCACGACCGGTTCGCCCTGCTCGGACCGGTCGCCCGCGGCTCGCTGGCCCCGCACGCCACGCTGCAGGCGGCGATCGCCTGGAGCGTCGAGTTGCTCTCCGACGACGACCGGGGCCTGCTGCTTCGGCTCTGGCCGTTCGAGGGCGGATTCCCGCTGGAGGCGGCCGAAGCGGTTCGCCCAGTGGGCTCGGCCGGCACCTCGGCGTTGGAGTCGTTGTCGTCGTTGGTCACCCGGTCGGTGGTCAGCGCGGACACCACCGTGGCACCCACCCGCTACCGGCTGCTGGAGACCATTCGGGCCTACTGCCAGGCCATCGACCCCGATCCGGGCGACACCCGGAAGGCGCACGCGACCTGGGTGCGCGACCTGGCCGCCCAGTGCGCAGCGGACGTCCGCGGACAACGACACGGCGGTCGGGCCTTGCGAATCCTCGACCGGGAGCTACCGAACCTGCGCGCGGGCATCGCGCACGACTTGGCCCACCAGCCGGAACACGCCCTGCGCACCGTCGGCCTGCTCGACTGGTTCTGGCTGCGGGGCGGCCACTCGGCCGAGGGCCGCCGGCTCATCGACGCCGCCCTACGCGCCGCACCCCACGCATCACACGCCAACCGCGCCCGCGCCTACCTGGCCCGCGTAATCAGCGCGGCCCTCTTCGCCGACGAGGCCGAGGTGCGGCGGATGTTCGAGGAAGCCCGTGTCGCGATCGGCGAGCCGACCGACGACGAACACCGTGCGCTGTACGCAAGCCTGCAGTACTACTGCGCCATGTTCTGGCAGACCACCGGCCAAGTCCAGGCCTCACACGACGCTGCCGACGAGGCTGCCACCCTCGGCACCCAACTGGGGCTGGACTGGATCCGTATCGCCGGGCTCAGGACCCGCAACGCTGCGCTCATCCATCTTGGACACGTCGCCGCCGGCGAAGCCGGACTCATCGACACCATCATGCAGGCCCAGCAAACCGGACAGCTCTGGTCAGCCGGCTGGTCGGAGCTCGCACTCGCCCTGTCCTACCTCAACCGCGCAACCGCGCATGCCGACCCGAGCAGCCGTGCGGCCCGCGGCATCGACGCGCTGTGCCGCGCACTGGCACGGTTTCGCCACCAAGAGGACAGCGTCTTCACTCTCGCCGTGCTCTATACCGGCGTCCATGCCCTGGTCCTCGCGGGGCGCCCGCACGACGCGGGACAGCTGCGCGCCGCCGTACACCACCACGCCATCCGGCTGGGCTTTCGACCCGACCTGTTGCGGCGCTTCAGCTCTCCCGACAGCGACCACATGGTCGACACCGCACTCAGCCCTGACGACCGCGACACCGCTGCCGCCGAAGGGGCCGACCTGAGCTGGCTCGACATGATCAACCTGCTCACGTCAGCGCGAACAGCCATCGGCTGA
- a CDS encoding carbohydrate ABC transporter permease encodes MGEGGLTDLAAVISPPAPPKARRTSHRGRRRKPILPRVGHFASFGAPGVLVYLCFVMAPILISFGYSLTNYNPFNPPVKFVGLDNYRLLFTDEQFLTALKVTTILTLIVVIVPNVLGLGVALLLDRKGWLYNALRSVFFTPVILSSVVVSIVWSRLLDDQGPLNTLLRSLGIEHPPGWLSDPDIALYSVASIVSWQMLGFCVVVYLAGLQGVPTELLEAAEIDGAGPLRRFRAVTWPLLAPSLTINTVVLLISAFKTYDYVKVITNGGPGSGATATIAFDVLQTGFDSNHVGYASAMAVLMLVIVAVVTTVVLNFLRRREVDL; translated from the coding sequence GTGGGCGAAGGCGGGCTGACCGACTTGGCCGCCGTCATCAGCCCGCCCGCTCCCCCGAAGGCGCGCCGGACGTCCCACCGCGGCAGGCGGCGCAAGCCGATCCTGCCGCGGGTGGGGCACTTCGCGTCGTTCGGCGCGCCGGGCGTGCTCGTCTACCTGTGTTTCGTGATGGCCCCGATCCTGATCAGCTTCGGCTACAGCCTCACGAACTACAACCCGTTCAACCCGCCGGTGAAGTTCGTCGGCCTCGACAACTACCGGCTGCTCTTCACCGACGAACAGTTTCTCACGGCATTGAAGGTCACCACGATCCTGACGCTGATCGTGGTGATCGTGCCGAACGTGCTGGGCCTGGGCGTGGCGTTGCTGCTGGACCGGAAAGGCTGGCTGTACAACGCTTTGCGCAGCGTGTTCTTCACGCCGGTGATCCTCAGCTCGGTGGTCGTCTCGATCGTCTGGTCCCGGCTGCTCGACGACCAGGGTCCGCTCAACACCCTGTTGCGGTCCCTGGGGATCGAGCACCCTCCAGGCTGGCTGTCCGATCCGGATATCGCGCTCTACTCGGTCGCGTCGATCGTGAGCTGGCAGATGCTGGGGTTCTGCGTCGTCGTCTACCTCGCCGGACTGCAGGGCGTTCCGACGGAACTGCTGGAGGCCGCCGAGATCGACGGCGCCGGCCCGCTGCGGCGGTTCCGCGCGGTGACGTGGCCGCTGCTCGCGCCGTCGCTGACGATCAACACGGTCGTGCTGCTGATCTCGGCGTTCAAGACCTACGACTACGTCAAGGTGATCACCAACGGCGGCCCGGGTTCCGGGGCCACCGCGACGATCGCGTTCGACGTCCTGCAGACCGGGTTCGACTCGAACCACGTCGGCTACGCGTCCGCGATGGCCGTGCTGATGCTGGTGATCGTCGCGGTCGTGACGACCGTCGTGCTGAACTTCCTGCGCCGCCGGGAGGTGGACCTGTGA
- a CDS encoding methionyl-tRNA formyltransferase — protein MRVAMFGYQTWGHRTLQALIDAGHEVALVVTHPKSDHAYERIWADSVADLAEANGIRVLLRTRPDDAELLAELTAADLDLIVANNWRTWLPPEIFELPRHGTLNIHDSLLPSYAGFSPLIWAMINGEPEIGVTAHMMDGELDAGAIVLQRAIPVGPADTTTDLFHRTVDLIAPITADALSKIETGYPPVPQDRAKASFFHKRAARDSLIDWTSSPVEIERFVRALSDPYPNAFTHHRGSRLRILKASVSQGNYGGTPGRIFIREGDGVVIVAGPDARRGRSPGLVVEQVRTADGTDLAAADYFKTMGGYLTDRP, from the coding sequence ATGCGCGTGGCGATGTTCGGCTACCAGACCTGGGGGCACCGGACCCTCCAGGCGCTCATCGACGCCGGCCACGAGGTCGCCCTCGTGGTCACGCACCCGAAGAGCGACCACGCCTACGAGCGGATCTGGGCCGACTCGGTCGCCGACCTCGCCGAGGCGAACGGCATCCGCGTCCTGCTGCGCACCCGCCCGGACGACGCCGAGCTGCTGGCCGAGCTGACGGCGGCGGACCTCGACCTGATCGTCGCGAACAACTGGCGCACGTGGCTGCCGCCGGAGATCTTCGAGCTGCCGCGCCACGGCACCCTGAACATCCACGACTCGCTGCTGCCGTCCTACGCGGGCTTCTCCCCGCTGATCTGGGCGATGATCAACGGCGAGCCGGAGATCGGCGTCACCGCCCACATGATGGACGGCGAGCTCGACGCGGGCGCCATCGTCCTGCAGCGCGCGATCCCGGTCGGCCCGGCCGACACGACGACGGACCTGTTCCACCGCACGGTCGACCTGATCGCCCCGATCACCGCCGACGCGCTCTCGAAGATCGAGACCGGCTATCCGCCGGTGCCGCAGGACCGCGCGAAGGCGAGCTTCTTCCACAAGCGCGCGGCACGCGACAGCCTCATCGACTGGACGTCTTCGCCGGTCGAGATCGAGCGGTTCGTGCGGGCGCTGTCCGACCCGTACCCGAACGCGTTCACCCACCACCGCGGCTCGCGGCTGCGGATCCTGAAGGCGTCGGTGTCCCAGGGGAACTACGGGGGCACGCCGGGCCGGATCTTCATCCGGGAGGGCGACGGCGTGGTGATCGTGGCCGGGCCGGACGCGCGTCGCGGCCGGTCTCCGGGCCTCGTGGTGGAGCAGGTCCGCACGGCCGACGGCACGGACCTCGCCGCGGCCGACTACTTCAAGACCATGGGCGGGTACCTCACCGACCGGCCCTGA
- a CDS encoding extracellular solute-binding protein — MRRSLALGAAMLLAVSGCSVGSNAGGGGGDQEITFLTFETPNLTPAYWDAAIKRVTDKNPGIKVKKLVAPTADGRTSYAKQLLQSGQFPDVMIAVDSAGFAEAGNLYAWTPDELKDFQFPDANPVKGKYYQLPANTQTIPPIYYNKKMFADAGITTTPKTWAELEADAGKLKDKGLAPFTIGGGKDGFPSSMILSGLVSTEVYATIPDWLTQRRQDKVKFTDPAFQNAFSKLADLAAKGYVDKTSVSRDYAATEQAFLDGKSAMYPMGNWFAANADTKKHDFEVGVFNFPTEDGKLVVPAYTGGGMIVNAKAANLDAAKKFALGFQLDKDQLDASVKADGLFPAIKGYTPPADVGPTFKAGYDLYTQAVQQNAVVHAFRWETADDGLLPGMKDKVDQAAQDVITGRKSVADACAFLDTEWAKAG, encoded by the coding sequence ATGAGGCGGTCCCTGGCGCTCGGAGCGGCGATGCTCCTGGCGGTGAGCGGGTGCTCGGTCGGCTCGAACGCCGGTGGCGGCGGCGGTGACCAGGAGATCACCTTCCTGACCTTCGAGACGCCGAACCTCACCCCGGCCTACTGGGACGCGGCCATCAAGCGCGTCACCGACAAGAACCCGGGGATCAAGGTCAAGAAGCTCGTCGCCCCGACGGCCGACGGCCGGACGTCGTACGCGAAGCAGCTCCTGCAGTCCGGCCAGTTCCCGGACGTGATGATCGCCGTCGATTCGGCGGGCTTCGCCGAAGCGGGCAACCTCTACGCCTGGACGCCCGACGAGCTCAAGGACTTCCAGTTCCCCGACGCCAACCCGGTGAAGGGCAAGTACTACCAGCTGCCGGCCAACACGCAGACGATCCCGCCGATCTACTACAACAAGAAGATGTTCGCCGACGCGGGCATCACCACCACGCCGAAGACCTGGGCCGAGCTGGAAGCCGACGCCGGCAAGCTCAAGGACAAGGGCCTCGCGCCGTTCACCATCGGCGGCGGCAAGGACGGCTTCCCGTCCTCGATGATCCTCTCCGGCCTGGTCAGCACCGAGGTCTACGCCACCATCCCGGACTGGCTGACCCAGCGCCGTCAGGACAAGGTCAAGTTCACCGACCCCGCGTTCCAGAACGCGTTCTCGAAGCTCGCCGACCTGGCCGCGAAGGGGTACGTGGACAAGACGAGCGTGTCGCGCGACTACGCGGCGACCGAGCAGGCCTTCCTCGACGGCAAGAGCGCGATGTACCCGATGGGCAACTGGTTCGCCGCCAACGCCGACACGAAGAAGCACGACTTCGAGGTGGGCGTGTTCAACTTCCCCACCGAGGACGGCAAGCTCGTCGTCCCGGCCTACACCGGCGGCGGCATGATCGTGAACGCCAAGGCGGCCAACCTCGACGCGGCCAAGAAGTTCGCCCTCGGCTTCCAGCTCGACAAGGACCAGCTCGACGCGTCGGTCAAGGCCGACGGCCTCTTCCCGGCCATCAAGGGCTACACCCCGCCCGCGGACGTCGGCCCGACGTTCAAGGCCGGCTACGACCTCTACACCCAGGCCGTGCAGCAGAACGCCGTGGTGCACGCCTTCCGCTGGGAGACCGCCGACGACGGCCTGCTGCCGGGCATGAAGGACAAGGTCGACCAGGCCGCCCAGGACGTCATCACCGGCCGCAAGTCGGTGGCCGACGCGTGCGCGTTCCTGGACACCGAGTGGGCGAAGGCGGGCTGA